A stretch of Cynocephalus volans isolate mCynVol1 chromosome 9, mCynVol1.pri, whole genome shotgun sequence DNA encodes these proteins:
- the THAP6 gene encoding THAP domain-containing protein 6 yields MVKCCSAIGCASRCLPNSKLKGLTFHVFPTDENIKRKWVLAMKRLDVNAAGIWEPKKGDVLCSRHFKKTDFDRSAPNIKLKPGVIPSVFDSPYHLQGKREKLHCRKNFILKTLPVTNHSHQLVGASSCVEEFQSQFIFEHSYSVMDSPKKLKHKLDNVISELENTKECLRNVLDREKRFQKSLRKTIRELKDECLISQETANRLDAFCWECCQDSIG; encoded by the exons ATGGTGAAATGTTGCTCAGCCATTGGATGTGCTTCCCGCTGTTTGCCAAATTCCAAGTTAAAAGGACTGACATTTCACGT aTTTCCCACAGatgaaaacatcaaaagaaaatggGTATTAGCAATGAAAAGACTTGATGTAAATGCTGCAGGCATTTGGGAGCCTAAAAAAGGAGATGTGTTGTGTTCAAGGCACTTTAAGAAGACAGATTTTGACAGAAGTGCTCCAAATATTAAATTGAAACCTGGAGTCATACCTTCTGTCTTTGATTCCCCATATCACTTACAG gggaaaagagaaaagcttCATTGTAGAAAAAACTTCATCCTCAAAACCCTTCCAGTCACAAACCACAGTCACCAGCTTGTTGGTGCTTCCTCATGTGTTGAAGAATTCCAATCCCAGTTCATTTTT GAACATAGCTACAGTGTAATGGACAGTCCAAAGAAACTTAAGCATAAATTAGATAATGTGATCAGCGAGCTAGAGAATACCAAGGAATGTCTACGGAATGTCTTAGACCGAGAAAAACGTTTCCAAAAATCACTGAGGAAGACAATCAGGGAATTAAAGGATGAATGTCTGATCAGCCAAGAAACAGCAAATAGACTGGATGCTTTCTGTTGGGAGTGTTGTCAGGACAGCATAGGATGA